The Candidatus Desulfovibrio trichonymphae region TGCGGCGCGCCGCTGGAAGCGGCCCTTGCCGTGCGCAGGAAGGACCGTTTGCCTGTGGTCAATTTCGCCGCGGGCGGCATCGCGACGCCGGCGGACGCTGCCATGATGATGCACCTCGGCTGCGACGGCGTTTTTGTGGGATCCGGCATATTCAAGTCCGGCGACCCGGCAAAGCGCGCGCGGGCCATTGTGCAGGCCGTGACAAACTACAGGGACTACACTATGTTGGCCGAAATCTCACGGGATCTTGGCGAAGCCATGGTCGGCATAGAAATCTCCGCCATCACACCCGCGGAGCGTATGCAGGAACGCGGCTGGTAGGTCATAATTCAACTGCGGATGAAGAGCCGTTTGTAAATATGCTTTGTGCCGCGCTGCCGTGACTGTTCCCGTAACGGGGAAGCGGCATGCTGCGCAAAGCTGTTTTATAGCATGACTGTCGCAGGATTACGGTGATGTATGGCGAATATAGGCGTGCTTGTTCTGCAGGGGGCCTTTCGTGAACATATTGTCTGTCTGCGCCGTCTGGGGGCCGCGACGGTGGAAGTGCGCCGGCGTGGAGACATTGACGGCATTGATGCCCTGGTTATTCCCGGCGGAGAAAGCACAACCATCGGCAAACTGCTGGTGGAAGGGGACATGCTTGCGCCTTTGCGCAAGCGCGTGGAAGCGGGCATGCCGATCTACGGCAGCTGCGCCGGTCTGATTTTGCTGTGCCGTGAGATTGAAAATTCTGATCAGCCCCGTCTCGGCGTGCTGGACGCGACTGTGCGGCGTAACGCCTTTGGCCGCCAGGCGGACAGTTTTGAAGCCGCTTTGAACATGCGGGAAGTGGGATCCAGGCCATTTCCCGCCGTGTTCATCCGTGCGCCCGTGCTGACGTGCGTCGGTCCCGACGTGCTGGTTCTGGCCGAGGTGACAGGCCGGCCTGTCGCTGTGCGGCAGAACAATGTGCTCGCCACGTCCTTTCATCCTGAACTGACAGACGATAGACGCCTGCACAGGTATTTTCTGCTCATGTGCAGGGCAGCCTGTCCTGTTTACAAGCAGATTTTGAAAGACACTAACGCCGTGGAGAGCACATGGAAAAAATTGTGATCTGCCCGCATTGCGGGCGGGGTTTCTCTCAGTACGCCAATCCCACGCCCACAACAGATGTGATAATTTATGCGCCCGCTCGCGGCGTCGTCATGATTGAGCGGATGAACCAGCCTCCGGGTTTTGCCTTGCCCGGCGGATTCATTGAGGAGGGTGAGCAAGGCAGAGGAGGCCGCCGTGCGCGAAATGCGCGAAAAAACCGGTCTTGACGTGGAGCTGACAGGTCTTTTGGACGTGTATTCCTGCCCGGATCGTGACCCCAGGCAGCATACCCTGAGCGTGGTTTTTACCGGCACACCCTGGAACCCCGATCAATTGCGCGTCGGAGACGATGCGAAGGGCGCCGCCTTTTACCCCCTTGACGCGCTGCCTGCGCCTCTCGCGTTTGATCATGCGCGGATTTTGCGTGACTTCAAGGCGGTGCTGGCCGGCAAACTGCAGGCGGCGGCCGTGGATCAGACCGCCGTCTTACATCGCTATCAGCCGCAACCGCTCGTTGTCGATTATGGATGACGCGCCAGGGCATCAAAATGGGTTATGTCTGTCTGAGCGATTGTCTGGCTGATCTCGAATCCCATGGTCATCTTCGGCGCGTGGATGAGGAGATTGACCCGCATCTGGAACTCGCCGCCATACAGCGCCGGCTCTTCCGGGCCGGTGCGCCGGCTGTGCTGTTCACCAGGGTCAGAGGCACGCCCTTTCCCATGCTGGCCAATCTGTTCGGCACGCGCGAACGTTTGCGTTTCATTTTTAGAGACGGCATCCGGGCAGTGGAGGGCCTGTTCAAGGCAAAGGCTGATCCCGCATTGCTGCTGCGCCGTCCTTGGCGTGCCGCCGCTCTTGCGCCGGGGCTTGTCCATATGTTGCCGCGCCGCGTGTCCGGCGCGCCCGTGCTGGCATGCCGCTGTGCGCTGGCGGATCTGCCGCGGCTGACATGCTGGCCGAAAGACGGCGGTCCTTTCATGACGCTGCCGCTGGTGTACACAGAAAACCCTAGGCAAACAGGCATGATGGCGTCAAATCTCGGCATGTACCGCGTGCAGATGACCGGTAACGATTACGCAGCCGACGAGGTTGGCCTGCACTATCAGATCCATCGCGGCATAGGCGTGCACCACTCTGTTGCGCTGGGCATGGGGAATGCCCTGCCTGTGCATATTTTTGTCGGGGGGCCGCCCAGTCTGACTGTGGCCGCGGTGATGCCCCTGCCTGAGGGCATTTCAGAGCTGTGCTTTGCCGGTCTTCTGGGAGGCAGGCGAACGGCGCTTGCCGGCGCGCGGCATTCGTCGCTGCCGG contains the following coding sequences:
- the pdxT gene encoding pyridoxal 5'-phosphate synthase glutaminase subunit PdxT; this encodes MANIGVLVLQGAFREHIVCLRRLGAATVEVRRRGDIDGIDALVIPGGESTTIGKLLVEGDMLAPLRKRVEAGMPIYGSCAGLILLCREIENSDQPRLGVLDATVRRNAFGRQADSFEAALNMREVGSRPFPAVFIRAPVLTCVGPDVLVLAEVTGRPVAVRQNNVLATSFHPELTDDRRLHRYFLLMCRAACPVYKQILKDTNAVESTWKKL